GATTTGGCGAACTCGAGGCCGACATCATGGATCGCATCTGGAACCGCGATCCCGCGGCCGTCACCGTGCGTGAGGTGTTCGATGAGCTCTCCCGTGAGCGCCGCATCGCCTACACCACCGTGATGTCCACGATGGACAATCTGCATACCAAAGGGTGGCTGGAGCGTGACCGTGACGGCCGGGCCTACCGCTATTGGGCCACGTTGAACCGCGAGCAGCACACGGCCCGATTGATGCGCGAGGC
The genomic region above belongs to Mycolicibacterium sp. HK-90 and contains:
- a CDS encoding BlaI/MecI/CopY family transcriptional regulator — protein: MRVRGFGELEADIMDRIWNRDPAAVTVREVFDELSRERRIAYTTVMSTMDNLHTKGWLERDRDGRAYRYWATLNREQHTARLMREALDGGGRSDLVLSYFIEQIDPQDSDRLRAALRTLARRSSRAKKQ